A single region of the Salvia miltiorrhiza cultivar Shanhuang (shh) chromosome 8, IMPLAD_Smil_shh, whole genome shotgun sequence genome encodes:
- the LOC130996590 gene encoding CAAX prenyl protease 2 — protein sequence MYALLYMNMIDYNNPAPLERQDAGAGVTKMAAVAACIGMAVFYVAILYSPTLILRLPPPNSSNSFLTRRFLCAAVSSIVSMIVAFLILPITGLDASNLLGVYGIRMDHIWQALAYPLSLTALMYSGSFALKLLSMLQTSKEYLDSGGDLSVACIRSIFLKIIDGVVSTASCMSSWRNYFVAPLTEELVFRACMIPLLLCGGFSTYTAIFLCPVFFSLAHLNHLLEFYLQRNCSLLKACQVVGFQLVYTVIFGAYASFLLVRTGHLTAPLVAHMFCNFMGLPVIFSGRSGMVSLVFVIGVVSFSRMLFPLTNPHLYNNKTDNCSCCHRYCSWS from the exons ATGTATGCACTGTTGTATATGAATATGATCGACTATAATAATCCGGCGCCACTGGAACGGCAAGATGCCGGCGCCGGCGTTACGAAGATGGCGGCGGTGGCAGCGTGCATCGGCATGGCTGTGTTCTACGTTGCAATTTTATATTCTCCAACGCTGATTCTTCGATTGCCCCCGCCCAATTCCTCTAATTCCTTTCTCACACGACGGTTCTTATGCGCTGCCGTATCTTCAATCGTCTCTATGATCGTAGCCTTCCTGATTCTCCCC ATAACAGGGTTGGATGCATCAAATCTGCTCGGTGTGTATGGCATCAGAATGGATCACATT TGGCAAGCTCTGGCCTACCCGCTTTCACTGACTGCACTGATGTACTCTGGTTCCTTTGCCTTGAAGCTTTTATCTATGCTTCAAACTAGCAAAGAATATTTGGATAGTGGTGGAGATCTGTCAGTTGCATGTATAAGGAGCATTTTCTTGAAGATAATTGATGGGGTAGTTTCAACAGCTTCCTGCATGTCATCCTGGCGTAACTATTTTGTG GCACCACTTACAGAAGAGTTGGTTTTCAGAGCGTGTATGATTCCCTTGCTTTTGTGTGGAGGATTCAGTACCTATACTGCTATATTTCTCTGTCCAGTATTTTTCAGTTTAG CTCATCTGAACCACTTACTGGAGTTCTATCTCCAAAGGAACTGCAGCTTGCTCAAAGCCTGTCAAGTTGTAG GATTCCAGTTAGTATACACTGTCATTTTTGGGGCATATGCATCATTTCTTCTTGTTCGTACTG GGCATTTAACCGCTCCACTAGTTGCTCATATGTTTTGCAACTTTATGGGCTTACCTGTGATATTTTCTGGGAGATCTG GAATGGTGAGTCTGGTATTTGTAATTGGGGTGGTCAGTTTCAGCAGGATGCTTTTCCCTTTGACGAACCCGCATTTGTACAACAACAAAACAGACAATTGCAGCTGTTGCCATAGATATTGCAGTTGGAGCTAA